CCGAAGTGCTCGAGTCCAACGGCTCGTCGTCCATGGCGACGGTGTGCGGCGCGTCGCTCGCGCTGATGGACGGCGGCGTGCCGATCAAGGCGCCGATCGCCGGCATCGCGATGGGGCTGATGAAGGAGGGCGATCGCTACGCGGTCCTGTCCGACATCCTCGGCGACGAGGACCACATCGGCGACATGGACTTCAAGGTGACGGGGACGGCCGACGGCATCACCGCGCTGCAGATGGACATCAAGGTCAGCGGCCTCACCCGCGACATCTTGCAGCAGGCGCTCGACCAGGCTCGGGCCGGCCGGATGCACATCCTCGGCGAGATGAACAAGGTCATCGCGGCACCGCGCGACGAGCTGTCGCCCAACGCGCCGCGCATCGTGTCGATCAAGGTCAAGCCGGACAAGATCCGCGACATCATCGGCCCCGGCGGCAAGACGATCCGCGGCATCGTCGAACAGACGGGCGCGCAGATCGACATCGAGGACGACGGCACCGTCAACATCGCGTCGGCCAACGAGCGCGGGTTGCAGCAGGCGATCGACCTCATCCGCGGGCTCACGGTCGAGCCCGAACTCGGCAAGGTCTACGCGGGCGTCGTCAAGCGCATCGCCGAGTTCGGCGCGTTCGTCGAGATCATGCCGGGCACCGACGGACTCGTCCACATCAGCGAGCTGGCCGAGGAGCGCACGCGCAAGGTGACCGACGTGTGCGAGGAGGGCGACGAGATGGTCGTCAAGGTGATCAACATCGACCGCGACGGCAAGATTCGCCTCAGCCGCCGCCAGGCGCTCGACGTAGCGCCCGAGGACGTCAACCGCTTCGTCGGTTAGGTGCGACTGCGCGTCAAACGAGTTCGCCACAACGCGACGCCGCCGCGTTACATGACGGCGTCGGCGGCGGGGATGGACCTCGCCGCCGCGGTCGACGCGCCGGTGCGCCTGGCGCCCGGCGCCCGCGCGGCCGTGCCCACGGGATGGGTCGTCGAGATCCCCGACGGCTACGAGGGGCAGGTCCGCCCGCGCAGCGGCAACGCGCTGCGCCGCGGGCTCACCGTCGTCAACGCACCCGGTACGATCGACGCCGACTTCCGCGGCGAGCTGCACGTGTTGTTGGTCAACCTCGGGGACGCGCCGGTGACGATCGAACCCGGCGAGCGCATCGCGCAGCTCGTGATAGCGCCCGTCGTCCGCGCGCAGGTCGTGGAGGTCGACGAGGTGGGCGCGACACAGCGGGGCGACGGGGGCTTCGGGTCGACGGGCGACCGATGACGCAGTTGTCCGTCGGCGATGTCGTGGCCGGCCGCTACGTGATCCGCGGCGGCCCGAGCGAGCATCCCGCCTACGTCGCGCACCGCGCGTTCGATCGCGAGGTC
The nucleotide sequence above comes from Deltaproteobacteria bacterium. Encoded proteins:
- a CDS encoding dUTP diphosphatase — translated: MRLRVKRVRHNATPPRYMTASAAGMDLAAAVDAPVRLAPGARAAVPTGWVVEIPDGYEGQVRPRSGNALRRGLTVVNAPGTIDADFRGELHVLLVNLGDAPVTIEPGERIAQLVIAPVVRAQVVEVDEVGATQRGDGGFGSTGDR